One Sus scrofa isolate TJ Tabasco breed Duroc chromosome 1, Sscrofa11.1, whole genome shotgun sequence DNA segment encodes these proteins:
- the SPATA31D1 gene encoding spermatogenesis-associated protein 31D1 — protein MWRDCPSKEPPKRECLRDKPGHPSVPANPRPLLTYQPDQSMCIAIRKIKRRVTQPSPAQITDFHTDPCLSFGSTSLDIDPNLTVVCGLGLLLLFLWYLVGFPCLPTSCKTKDIRKRQGRAKRRRKGGTSKGWRCRQTETEEKMKLISILKSPLGRHDDTTRFRQLLCPDPSCEVCNNASAEVSWLLFPEALEDATSSVSPLASTAPVTDSSFTLSPDASAVPPGDLIPASLSEPSPLPPSILSPRPMTPLVDFFLPSPLGHSLSPEPFAPLDSEFPVDCSPPQALAFPPLLPHDTQTADPVVPPEATLSLNTIFSLDPTFAQDINNLSDLSQAMNPIDSFACHHAPPTLCVSPQQDCTLTVTQSKSIAILLKPLPESTPPDSPGALSTYVPTLRGIDHSGLSVSDFSWWKAHAKDLFPPTLTQCDFNQEFLALHSAETSFGGDPAAIFVEPGNLSFLSPDVLALLERQVQKRSDFLMWKEKEKKKDYFPKQFGPDYQLNSSEKMMESNADKRDPAASLPFWSSKDKPKELHMHQQPPYPKSLEDHLQQKCIQLFWGLPSLHSESLPSAFHVSGDGSSVFIFNRNSNFSADQESPVHPHPLPLSLPEIQPEPLPQTLPPSQPLPLTEVQPQVHPQSPLPVIPSSPLSQIRICGVCFHKPQNEPECLTSSEIQQLEWNMLQKQQENLWGVPSVVQRSKEDSCLPAPSISYHQVPRGPGAPRAHASISIPPGEFPLSDEIRKKLEHHLRKRLIQHRWGLPRRITESVSLLMPPREFLEISEAESNYGVSLISVLKGQSSKNLSVGLSQPGSIHERDSEMLQQEADVGKDQGQSLEHHPKDHLLNDTKSSSDKDLEYDSEKDLNSQMPSLSEENLRVSAGSLGQRQLENALKVHLSKKFEEINEGKLPGTVNSSWHAIKQTLLILEKSHTQIEERNLPSSMGESYSLNTCHELTFVDSRAQQMLEAHIKKFHMRMLWGLPRKVLESIEIFKLKDASSQSLSHSNFSSSTNELSEADSKSGSIRFQRGSSKSLHGDKVGTTASAPATRPVGKGGQRILRRSHPNTNRGLAEDVQRSKDARQTRPTSKLCISGKANQRQMHPANRYPSKLLTKQAGARQEPKSKSVSSRDKGEMKQGQKVEKLEPVSMPNVSREIFRAEELNAVQLKASENLTTSKPGSSQAINVNENKVETTVTTERPPRKLPVPQDPKSLDLKEQLLDELKCKLENRGHSQAQGRPLDASLAPDNLTYKASLTHAQGVSGGDMGASQVLHAHLEDRGIRMEQQQKTWVPKNGFRRCQDNNFPCTAKRVSSPGPKAEELGGGDAGLGTSQLRRKSLPTQKMVLEETLGSKSCQTLSQKGQPPPESLTRKRMKHFFQWLYPGGKCKRQEGPQEKGSPVSAAQIRGLVKSRATVTGTTEAQKIMTDIGKFLEEKLVCQHPVDVPCSQESLPSPEKSGKTQQKAEVQVQTGPGQGHPLNYRVPVSKVTNNKSCHQEAIFPGQSYPPSTRKIRDKNINPHRVVACKGQQLCQKHPPPVPCREHVPHPSPTCRHQAVQAPLATLSTAKGTVFRDLSLLFRQKSLLQSFQGGKGPIQK, from the exons ccacactGACCCATGTCTGAGCTTTGGCTCAACGTCCTTGGATATTGACCCCAACCTCACTGTCGTATGTGGGCTAGGGTTGCTCCTTCTGTTCCTGTGGTACCTGGTGGGGTTTCCATGTTTACCGACCTCCTGTAAAACCAAAGACATCCGAAAG cGTCAAGGCAGAgccaagaggagaaggaagggtggAACATCGAAAG GTTGGAGATGTCGCCAGAcagaaacagaggagaaaatgaagCTGATTTCCATTCTGAAAAG CCCCCTGGGCCGGCATGATGATACCACCCGCTTTCGTCAGCTGTTGTGTCCAGACCCTTCCTGTGAGGTGTGTAATAATGCATCTGCTGAGGTCAGTTGGCTGCTGTTCCCAGAGGCCTTGGAAGATGCTACTTCCTCTGTGTCCCCTTTGGCTTCTACAGCTCCTGTGACTGACTCATCGTTTACTCTGTCCCCTGACGCCTCAGCAGTCCCTCCGGGAGACCTAATACCAGCCTCTCTGTCTGAGCCTTCCCCACTGCCCCCCTCCATTCTCTCACCGAGGCCGATGACTCCCttagttgacttttttttacCCTCACCACTGGGTCACTCTCTGTCACCAGAGCCTTTTGCTCCCTTGGATTCTGAATTCCCGGTAGACTGTTCCCCACCCCAAGCCCTTGCCTTCCCCCCTCTCCTACCACATGACACTCAGACAGCAGATCCTGTTGTCCCACCAGAGGCCACTCTGTCTCTGAATACCATCTTCTCTCTTGACCCCACCTTTGCCCAAGATATTAATAACTTATCAGATTTGTCCCAGGCAATGAATCCCATTGATTCATTTGCTTGTCATCATGCACCACCAACCCTGTGTGTTTCACCACAGCAAGACTGCACTTTAACTGTCACTCAGTCTAAATCAATTGCCATCTTACTGAAGCCTCTTCCCGAGAGCACACCTCCTGATAGCCCTGGTGCATTGTCCACTTATGTCCCAACACTCAGAGGCATTGATCATTCAGGCCTGTCAGTTTCAGACTTCTCCTGGTGGAAAGCTCATGCCAAAGACTTGTTTCCTCCCACATTGACACAGTGTGATTTcaatcaagagtttcttgccctccATTCTGCAGAGACCTCTTTTGGGGGAGACCCTGCAGCCATCTTTgtagagcctgggaacctctcatTTCTTAGCCCTGATGTCCTGGCACTCCTGGAGAGACAGGTCCAAAAGAGGAGTGATTTCCTGatgtggaaggaaaaagaaaagaaaaaagattattttccaaaacaatttgGTCCAGACTACCAACTAAATTCTTCAGAGAAAATGATGGAGTCAAATGCTGATAAGCGCGACCCGgctgcctcccttcctttttgGAGCAGCAAAGACAAACCAAAGGAGCTGCATATGCATCAGCAGCCCCCATATCCTAAGTCCTTGGAGGACCATTTACAGCAAAAATGTATCCAGCTCTTCTGGGGTCTCCCATCTCTGCACAGCGAGTCCTTGCCCTCTGCTTTTCATGTCTCAGGTGATGGTTCCTCAGTCTTTATTTTCAATAGAAACTCTAATTTCTCTGCAGACCAAGAATCCCCAGTGCATCCCCATCCCCTACCTTTGTCCTTACCTGAGATTCAGCCTGAACCCTTGCCTCAAACTCTGCCTCCATCCCAGCCTCTACCTCTCACTGAAGTCCAGCCCCAGGTCCACCCTCAATCCCCACTCCCAGTCATACCATCTAGTCCTCTATCCCAGATTAGGATCTGTGGAGTGTGTTTCCATAAGCCTCAGAATGAACCAGAGTGTCTTACCTCATCTGAAATTCAACAGCTGGAATGGAACATGTTGCAGAAACAACAGGAAAATTTGTGGGGTGTACCCTCTGTGGTCCAAAGATCTAAGGAAGACTCTTGTCTACCAGCTCCCAGTATTTCTTACCACCAGGTCccccggggccccggggcccccCGGGCTCATGCTTCAATCTCCATCCCTCCTGGGGAGTTTCCTCTCAGTGATGAAATTCGAAAGAAACTAGAGCATCACCTTCGAAAAAGGCTCATCCAACACCGGTGGGGCCTGCCCCGCAGAATCACTGAGTCTGTGTCACTGTTAATGCCTCCGAGAGAGTTTTTGGAGATCTCTGAGGCAGAAAGCAATTACGGAGTCTCACTGATCTCTGTGCTTAAGGGTCAGAGTAGCAAAAATCTGAGTGTTGGACTGAGCCAACCTGGAAGCATCCATGAGAGGGACTCAGAAATGCTCCAGCAAGAGGCAGATGTGGGGAAGGATCAGGGGCAGAGCCTAGAGCACCACCCGAAAGATCACCTGTTGAATGACACAAAAAGCTCTTCAGATAAGGATCTGGAGTATGACTCTGAGAAAGACCTAAACAGTCAGATGCCAAGTCTCTCAGAGGAAAATTTAAGGGTGTCAGCAGGGAGCCTAGGTCAGAGACAACTTGAAAATGCCCTCAAAGTACATTTGAGCAAGAAGTTTGAGGAAATCAATGAGGGTAAGCTCCCTGGGACTGTGAATAGCTCATGGCATGCTATCAAACAGACATTACTTATTCTTGAGAAATCCCACACTCAAATAGAAGAGAGAAATCTGCCATCATCCATGGGCGAGAGCTACTCCCTGAATACCTGCCACGAACTGACCTTTGTTGATTCCAGGGCACAACAGATGCTGGAGGCCCATATTAAAAAGTTTCATATGAGGATGTTGTGGGGCCTTCCCCGCAAGGTCCTTGAATCCATAGAGATCTTTAAATTGAAAGATGCCTCTTCCCAGTCCTTGTCCCATTCCAACTTTTCCTCCTCAACCAATGAGCTTTCTGAGGCAGACTCCAAATCTGGGAGCATCAGGTTCCAAAGAGGAAGCTCTAAATCTCTTCACGGAGACAAGGTGGGAACAACAGCTTCAGCCCCTGCCACCAGGCCTGTGGGCAAAGGAGGACAGAGGATCCTGAGACGATCACACCCTAATACGAACCGTGGGCTTGCAGAGGATGTTCAGAGAAGTAAGGATGCCAGACAGACTCGGCCGACTAGCAAACTCTGCATTTCAGGGAAAGCAAATCAGAGACAGATGCACCCGGCCAACAGATACCCCTCAAAGCTGCTTACAAAGCAAGCTGGGGCCCGACAGGAGCCAAAGTCTAAGAGTGTGAGTTCTAGAGATAAAGGAGAAATGAAGCAAGGCCAAAAGGTGGAGAAGTTAGAACCTGTTTCCATGCCCAATGTGTCAAGGGAGATATTCAGGGCTGAGGAGCTCAATGCTGTTCAATTAAAAGCCAGTGAGAATTTGACAACCAGCAAGCCAGGGAGCTCCCAAGCCATAAATGTGAATGAGAATAAAGTTGAAACTACTGTGACCACTGAAAGGCCCCCAAGAAAACTACCAGTTCCCCAAGATCCTAAATCCTTAGACCTTAAGGAACAACTGCTTGATGAGTTAAAATGTAAACTAGAGAACAGGGGGCATAGCCAGGCTCAAGGCCGTCCCCTTGATGCGTCCCTTGCTCCAGATAACTTGACTTACAAGGCCTCACTGACTCATGCCCAGGGTGTCTCAGGTGGGGATATGGGAGCTTCCCAGGTGCTGCATGCCCATTTGGAGGATAGAGGAATCAGGATGGAGCAGCAGCAGAAGACTTGGGTCCCTAAAAATGGCTTCAGGAGGTGCCAGGATAATAATTTCCCATGCACTGCAAAGAGAGTGAGCTCTCCGGGACCCAAAGCAGAGGAGCTTGGTGGAGGGGATGCAGGGCTGGGGACATCCCAACTTAGGAGGAAAAGTCTCCCTACTCAGAAGATGGTATTAGAGGAGACGCTTGGGAGCAAGTCTTGCCAGACCCTGTCACAGAAGGGGCAGCCTCCTCCTGAAAGTCTtaccagaaaaagaatgaaacacttTTTTCAATGGCTTTATCCGGGGGGAAAATGCAAAAGGCAAGAAGGCCCCCAGGAGAAGGGCAGCCCTGTATCAGCTGCACAGATCAGAGGCCTAGTCAAGAGCAGAGCTACTGTTACTGGgacaactgaagctcagaaaattATGACAGACATTGGGAAGTTTCTAGAGGAGAAACTGGTATGTCAGCACCCAGTAGATGTCCCCTGCTCTCAGGAgtcccttccttccccagagaAGTCTGGGAAAACTCAGCAGAAGGCAGAAGTGCAGGTCCAGACAGGACCTGGCCAGGGGCATCCTCTCAACTACCGGGTTCCAGTCTCTAAAGTGACAAATAACAAGTCCTGCCACCAAGAAGCTATCTTTCCTGGCCAGAGTTATCCTCCAAGTACCAGGAAGATCAGAGACAAGAACATAAACCCCCATAGAGTTGTGGCTTGTAAGGGCCAACAGTTGTGTCAGAAACATCCCCCACCAGTGCCCTGCAGGGAGCATGTGCCCCATCCAAGCCCCACCTGCAGGCATCAAGCTGTCCAGGCCCCGCTGGCCACACTCTCCACTGCTAAAGGCACTGTGTTCAGAGATCTGTCTCTACTGTTTAGACAGAAATCACTTCTCCAGAGTTTCCAGGGAGGAAAAGGTCCCATCCAAAAATAA